The Branchiostoma floridae strain S238N-H82 chromosome 6, Bfl_VNyyK, whole genome shotgun sequence genomic interval TCATGAGAGACAACTACACTGCAGAGAAAACTGAACAATGTTTTCCAAAAGCCAGCCACATCATAATTTTTGATAGAGCTGTTGTAAAAAATTGCTCAATCTTATGGAAAACGCAGCATATTTTGATAGAGTTGTCCGTAACATTTTGTCAACCTTCTGTTTTCCCCTATTGTCCATCTGCAAATGTAGTAGCACAAAGTTACAAAGACGAATTCAAAATTAAAAGTCAGTGTCATTTCCTCCCTCAGGCTAATGAGATGCTGCTCTTCAACAAGAAGCTGACTGCACACGAGGCATGTGAGAGAGGCCTGGTGACCGAGGTCCTTCCTCATGACAGCTTCCAGAAGGAGGTGCAAACTAGGGTGGAGTATGTCGCCCAGCTTCCACCACAGGTTCGTAGTGCATTTATTTTATCCGGAGGTGATTTTCTGTAATTCTCTTTCCAAACATGGGAAGACGTTGATACAGAGTGTACAAATTGGTAATTGGTATGTCAAGTTTCTGTCAGTGAGACTGTTTTTTTCCCAAACTCATCAAGCTTGTGAAAGTTAGACAACACTTATGACAGCTACAAACTGTTTAGTTTGTAAAGTGACTAAAATCATTTTAGTACAGGTAATTCCATGTGACAGGGTATACAATTGACTTGTATTTTCTAGGATGTAAATGGACAATAACATTGTTCTTACAGCCATATAAGCAATATGCATAAGTcgtgtatttgtgtatttgaAAGTCTTTCGATACCTCAGTCCAGCACAGGCAAGGATGCAGCTTTACGTTTAGAATTACCATGCAGTAATGTGTAAAAAGATTGTattccctaatctccaagcagatcttgctgtggcaaatgggaaggagtttagccagcagaggagtgttcgctgtggccaataacactcctctgccagcgaaactccttcccatttgccacagctagatctgcttggagattaatatgtATCCCCCTCTACACACACACTTTCAATGTACTATTGTAGGAATAGATGCAACCTTTTCCTTTCCTCCTCAGTCTGTCAGGGAGGGAAAGAAGCTAGTACGGGACCAGGAACGAGAGGACCTGCACAAGGCCAATGAAAAGGAGTGCGAGGTGCTGGAAGGGAGATGGCTGTCAGAGGAATGCGTGCGGGCTATCATGAGCTTCTTCACCAAGAAAGCTCGCTTGTGATGGAACAAATTCATCCCATGTTGATGTATAATGTATTGAACTACTTAACTGTAATTTGGACCCAAATTTTCGaatgaacagcaccagtctttgtcattCCTTGaacagttacatttttgtaaactagttcaataatgacttctaccaagttgacacagatgaactttcaagttcagATGTATAATGTAGTTTGCATAACTGTGTGAGATTTAAATGATTGGTGGACAGCTAACATTCTTTGGCAACAATAAAGCTGCATAGACTATGTTCTTGTTGCTCTGTACATTTGCTTCATTTAAGAAAATAATATATCATGCAGACTGAATAAAACATGTCTGGGTTGTTACAGGATGCTTTGTTCAATTCTTcaagcctttttttttattacactgcttgtacatgtaaacaaacttgtGAGCCAAAACTTGGCTTAATATgtgatactagtagttgatATTAGGATACAGATATGTTAAATTGAAGCAGCATCAACACATTGTCTACAAACTTTTGACATTCAATAAGTTAACCAGCAGGAAACAGTGTTGTTTCTTGGCATGAAACACCATACAGTACAGTTCTGGCAAGAAACAATGGCACCATGAGGTCATAATGGGTGTTAAAAGCACATGAATTTGATTCATTTCCAAGTTGATACAAATCTATAATAAATCATCCATTGTAGGTCATTTCCAGTAAGCATAATGCTTAAAACTTAGCACATAATATTTTTTCTATTCTTTTATTTTGACTGCAACTTTTATAGTGCTATGATATATAACCTATCACTCTGCAACTTTCAGCTTTGATATGTGGCACTATACTCAACATAGTCACCAAGAGCAGCTATCAGTAAGCTCTAAATGATGTACTCAGCACACTGTTACCCTTGCAAAGAAGATGCTGATAGTTCAACTATGGGCCACTACACCTTACCTTCCTTTTCTACTTGTGTTTGGTCTTTCTGTAGTCTGTTATTCTCCTCAACCACATCTTTATTCTTATGTGTCAATGATTCTACTACATCTTCTGCTTTCACATCTTTGATGGTAGGAGTTTCGTGAAAAGCATCGGGAACGCCTTTGGCATTGTCCAACCGCATTTCTATTATATGTAGCCTTGTTTTAACACTTTTGGCAAAGTCTTTCATGGTTTCGTTCAGCCCTTGCATATTCGACACCATGGAATCTAGCTGCTGGACATCAAATTGCGGTTGGTGATGCCTGTGGGAGGTGGACTGCTGCGGGAGTTGTCGCAGGGCAGCTTCGATGGGAAGGACGTAAAGATGGCGCCGCCGGTCATCATCAACGTCATCACCCGTGAGGATACCGAACGTCTCCAGCATCTTGATTGCGTCGGATGAGTCGAAGGTGATCTTGGAACCAGATTCCAGCAGGATCCAGCGGTTGATGAGCTCCTCCAGCTCAAACACGGTGATGCCACCTGGAAAGTACAAGAAATATTTGATTTCCAATAAGATGTATGAACTGGTAGTAGGGTTAACGAGATGTTATGATTTAATTGTGTTGTGTTAAGTGCCAATGATCATACAACCGATCACGAGGATGTCatggtgacgcagtggtaggcaaaaagcagtaATTTGATGTGctaatttaaatatcaatttttgatccaatctTCTGACGTCCTAGTAGGCACCGGCTGTCAAATACCCCCAGGTATAAACAACACCAACAGCAATCGCTCGTACATTCCAACACAAGTATAAGCCTGAGAATCTTTAGTTGTCTGAACTGCCAACTTCATCAGGGTCAAATGACCAATCACTGTCGTAGCCTAGTTGGAATTTCAATGACAAAATAATCATACAACGAATTTGACTGCTCATTTAGAGATTTACCCCACTTGGCACTAGATGAACAATTAAAATGGGAAACCAGGTACACCAGGTAAAGAAAGGGTCAAGCCCAAAGATTCATAATTCTAACCTCTGATGATGTCCCCTTCATCCTCAGCCTCCAGTTCCAAAGGTGAAGTTCTCCCCAGCAGAAATGTGTAGACAAGAAGTGCCTGTTTCACTGACTCCTCCTGAGCTCTATCCACTAATGCAGTAAGCAGCCCCCTATTGTAAATACACAAAATAGTTAAAGCACTGCATGTATTTTCTAAAGTGAAATGTAATACTGAAAATGGTGGATGGCACTTCAGTACcataaacataaaaaatatatcaaaatgtcTGGAACTGTTGGGCTACAACCACTAAAGCTTCATGATTGTACTACATTATCATAGTGGACAAGTATGAGCTTCTATGGAAAAATCTCGCAAAGTCCAAATGGTCACCAGAAGTTTATGTCGAaaagaattttatttttcattctttgatTTCACTTTTTTACTCTCTTTGACTTTTATCGTTGTTGCTGCATTTAATCCCTTAcaagtatttgcatttttttgggAAAGACCACATAAAGCCATGAATCAACCAAACGAAACAAAGGGGTACCTGTTACTTGATACGTTTTTGAAGTACAGTGTTCTGGACAGCTCCAGGAGATACAGGTTGCGTCTGTTCTTGTACACGGTCCACGACCGAAGGACCACAAAGGCAATGGTTGCCGCCAGCATCAACAAGATGGGGATCTCTAGAGATGCCATCACCAACACAAGACGCTGCAAAGATGAAGTATGATATatggttaatctccaagcagatgctaggaGGAAACATTGGAGGCAGATTGTATCAGAATTTGGAGAGCTAGAAAAACAGTTTCACCTCTCAACAAATTCTGCTTAGAGATTGAAGAATTTAGAACACAATGAGAAAACTAGTTTGCATGTTACATCACAGATGCTAGTCTGGTTGGTTGAAACTAGAAAAGTTAAATGTATCAATTTGTATAAATGACACTCCCATTGTGTGACTGCAATAATAAAATTCAATTTACCTGTCAATGTTGTCCACAGTATTTGCATCATAGTCACATGAATATAAGCCCCCTTAACATTGAAGTTACAATATGCCACTTTCTGTGGATATTTACAGCATACATGAGCTGTATAAATAATTTTATGTATTGTGTTGATGTGACATGTACTACGTGTTATCCAGgaccccactgtaaagcagtgtggttacactgagttgggctaccctggctaaagaaaacaaaagaaaaaaagctgtaaaaataaaacctttgtaatacaacaaaaaacaattattAAGCTTGCCTGTATGATGACACCAAACAATGCTATGAGGATGGTTGTGTACACCATGCCCTTGTCTGCACGAGTCATCCGTATGCGTGCATCAGGTAACAGGTGTTCTAGCGCCTTACAGGGGATGTCTTTAAAACCTTTCAGGATCAACTGCTGGTCCTTCTTCAGACGAGCTGCCACTACCACTCTCTTGTAGAAGTATCTATCAAATCAGTGAAATACCGGTCGTTACGCTCAGATTATCAAAATGCTCCAATAAAGTATCTTAGACAAATTAGAGGCACCAACATATGAATTTTTACTCCAAAATTGCACAAATTTTGAATATGTATACTTTCATACATCACTATGGTCCAGTATTGGTATTTCGTGAATGTTGCTATGCAATATTTATGCATGGCAACAATTCAACAAATAGCTACAGAGAGTATAGGTTGTCTAAATGCTGCTCCACCATGAATACATCCCAAATCAGGGGACCCCAAAAGACGTAATAAAACTTCTAGAAGCAATACAAAGATCAAAATCAAAGATTTATGAAGTAATCCCaactttttctctttctctacAGGATTGGCCAGCTTTCTGTAGACCAGGCTATACCACGCTGGTGACTGATCATGTATCTCTTCCTTTCCAAAGGCCCAGAACTTCAGGATGGCATATGCATCTGGATTCACATCAACCTGAGAACAATACATAAAACTTCCTGTTAACATGTAaaagtggggttcaagtgctaccaactgaccagtccaaCTGGTTTGGAAAGCTTGGCCTAACAGTTATGGTGTTGGGTTAGCAAGCTGGCAGGCCAGGGTTCAAATCtcaggagccaggagactgtttctacttgcCTCTCTTATGTGTTtcaagtatactttgatatagAAGTTTGCTCTGTCTTTTTAACACAGTCAAAGTATGcttatcaaattttcaactgtttctTGTCTTCTATGTAATGTAAAGAGTCCAGTGGTTGGTGACCCTGCCTTTGGATCAAGAGATCAGGAGTTTGAATCCCGACTGCTGTTGCTCACCCAACATGTACGCTACTGGAAAAAAGGCACAGTCATCAGGACAGGATATTAAGCCATGTTTCACTGTTAATTGTGCTTGTTTAAAAGAGCTAGGGGATGTCCCCTTGTTACCAAAAAAATATAAATActgaatacattgtattttctgaCCATTCCGAGATCTGCTCTCCTGTGACATAATTGGGTTTGAGCTCACTCTTTATTATTCTTAACAGCTTAGTTCACGTCTGGCACAATGACTTGCATAGTGGGTCATAGGTGACTGGAAGTTTGTATCATCTGCTGCCCGAGTTTTTTTGCAACACCTCTGGGATGGAACcttcatagtacatgtactattgcAATTGGTTTGGCTGTCAATGGGTGTTGGGTAATGAAATTATGCCTCCAAGAAGCTTTGACCCTCACCTTTCTGGCAAGAGATGTATCACAGGCAATCAGTATACACAACAAAGACCAAAGAGGCAGTTCTGAACTCTTTGTTGAAAAGATATATCAGAGTTCTTTCATGTTACAATTCTTGTAATTTTGACAACTTGTGGCAACATTTGTTAGAATGGACTCTCCCAAATTTCCCTAtgcaataatggactcttccaaagaCACCACCATGCAAAATGGACTCTATTTATCTTATGACCACGCGATTGTATTTATTGACAAGAGAGCAGAAAGTATTAGCTGTACTGTGTAGATTCTTACCATGACTCCATTTTCAGACACGTGATCTTTCAACGCCTCTACCACCACGTGACGCGGCAGCTCAATGTAGCTCGCTTTCTTGATGAGTGACGACAGCTTCTGTATCAAGAAGAACTCGTTTTCCACCCGTTCGTGTTCTGTCATGTGACGTGTAGCGACCGTTTCCTTGTCGGGGTTCACCGGGTCAAACATTGTCTGCATTTCATCAAAGCAAATAAGAATAAACAAAGGGCAAAACAAATTAGAGTAATAAGATTCTGTTGTAGATAACAATGCTCAGTTATCAAATGCTGCATTTCTTTAAATTAAATGTACCAAATTTGGGGATGTATTGGGTACATCTAATGAAGCATTTTCCAAGAGAAATTTTGCTGATGAATTTTGACACATTTTGCTGAGACACTTTCAGCTTGAAAAGGCACCAATTGCTAGTAATTACCTGTAATTTGTTATCCAATGATATGTCTATAAATGTGATGAATTACAATTGATAAACAATTTCACAAATACCTTTTCACTTTCAATAAATGCAGTATGGATTGGGATATTTTCTTTAAGGCAAACTCATTTCCAGAAGCAGAACAGTGTTATTCTTTAAGAtactttcttcttcttgaaaatacaattttgaaaaattccattgcaaatgtaacagaaacagaAATGGACCATAGCGATCCCAGGATGACATACAGTCCTACAACAGAATATTGCTTCCCTTGCAAACTGAATGTCAAGTTGTCAATACAATTCATTTTTTTGATTCATAGAAAAAGAATCTGCAGGAACAGACCATCTGTTTCTGGGGTTGAGTTCCCCTTTAAGCATGACATTACCTCATAGATAACATCAAGCATTGGAGGTTTGCATCACATGCTTACACATCAATCTAGACTTAAAGTTCTGACCTAAAGATGTTGCAAACGCACCTCTTTGTCCGGGTTGATTGGATCGAAGACATGCTACATCGCAAGCAgcaataacaaacaaaagaaaattagtGGAACAATGCACAGCACACTGTTACTTTTCATGAAAAGCTatggaaacagaaaaaaagaagaaaatggttGGATGAAGggatatcaaaacaaactaGTCTACAAACAATTCCATGATTGCCAAAGCATGGTTGCTACGGTACCTTCACTAGCAATGTACACCTGAAATGTACACTGTGCAGAATTTTTGCCATTCTTCTAGTCTAAGAATTGTTTGGGTTCTACTTTTTAGTCTTGAAAGACTTAACAATTCTTTAATATTTTCTTCAAGGACATGGACAATCCTTCTTAAAACATTCAAGTCATGCACTTAAGTTTACAATGTTAAATATGAACAAATACACTTCATTTCCTGATGGCAGTACCTTCATATCAATTAGAATCTTGTGATATTCATCAGTGATCGCAGTGTCCAGTGCATCGGAAAACTCCGAGAAGTGATCCAGGTACGTTGTGTGGATGATTCCCTCCATACGTTGCATGAGTCGCATAACCAGCGACCGCCGGGTGATGGGGATGAAACGTTCCGGGAACTCCTCCTCTGATGGGACCCCGAGAGGAGTCGCCCTCTGCACCGATGTGTCTGCTGTCTGGGTGGCAATGGGGGCAGCTGCTGTCGTGGGCCATTTCAGTTTGCTACGGAGGTTTACCAGCCTGGCTGCTGCACTATACTGAAAAATAGGAGAACACGATCAAATTGACCATCTACCGGTACATTTATTTTGCAgaaattttgcagaaattttTCCAATTCTTATGGTAAAGTCAAGTCATGTTAGTTTTCTTTCACTATCAAACATTTTTATACAGAAGATAATCTTTAATCATTATGTTAAGAA includes:
- the LOC118417197 gene encoding transmembrane protein 143-like isoform X3, whose product is MGGPALFCCRVGNFRLRILSLGLHTSRNNVSQSSKYSAAARLVNLRSKLKWPTTAAAPIATQTADTSVQRATPLGVPSEEEFPERFIPITRRSLVMRLMQRMEGIIHTTYLDHFSEFSDALDTAITDEYHKILIDMKTMFDPVNPDKETVATRHMTEHERVENEFFLIQKLSSLIKKASYIELPRHVVVEALKDHVSENGVMVDVNPDAYAILKFWAFGKEEIHDQSPAWYSLVYRKLANPVEKEKKYFYKRVVVAARLKKDQQLILKGFKDIPCKALEHLLPDARIRMTRADKGMVYTTILIALFGVIIQRLVLVMASLEIPILLMLAATIAFVVLRSWTVYKNRRNLYLLELSRTLYFKNVSSNRGLLTALVDRAQEESVKQALLVYTFLLGRTSPLELEAEDEGDIIRGGITVFELEELINRWILLESGSKITFDSSDAIKMLETFGILTGDDVDDDRRRHLYVLPIEAALRQLPQQSTSHRHHQPQFDVQQLDSMVSNMQGLNETMKDFAKSVKTRLHIIEMRLDNAKGVPDAFHETPTIKDVKAEDVVESLTHKNKDVVEENNRLQKDQTQVEKEGKV
- the LOC118417197 gene encoding transmembrane protein 143-like isoform X2, whose product is MGGPALFCCRVGNFRLRILSLGLHTSRNNYSAAARLVNLRSKLKWPTTAAAPIATQTADTSVQRATPLGVPSEEEFPERFIPITRRSLVMRLMQRMEGIIHTTYLDHFSEFSDALDTAITDEYHKILIDMKHVFDPINPDKETMFDPVNPDKETVATRHMTEHERVENEFFLIQKLSSLIKKASYIELPRHVVVEALKDHVSENGVMVDVNPDAYAILKFWAFGKEEIHDQSPAWYSLVYRKLANPVEKEKKYFYKRVVVAARLKKDQQLILKGFKDIPCKALEHLLPDARIRMTRADKGMVYTTILIALFGVIIQRLVLVMASLEIPILLMLAATIAFVVLRSWTVYKNRRNLYLLELSRTLYFKNVSSNRGLLTALVDRAQEESVKQALLVYTFLLGRTSPLELEAEDEGDIIRGGITVFELEELINRWILLESGSKITFDSSDAIKMLETFGILTGDDVDDDRRRHLYVLPIEAALRQLPQQSTSHRHHQPQFDVQQLDSMVSNMQGLNETMKDFAKSVKTRLHIIEMRLDNAKGVPDAFHETPTIKDVKAEDVVESLTHKNKDVVEENNRLQKDQTQVEKEGKV
- the LOC118417197 gene encoding transmembrane protein 143-like isoform X1, producing the protein MGGPALFCCRVGNFRLRILSLGLHTSRNNVSQSSKYSAAARLVNLRSKLKWPTTAAAPIATQTADTSVQRATPLGVPSEEEFPERFIPITRRSLVMRLMQRMEGIIHTTYLDHFSEFSDALDTAITDEYHKILIDMKHVFDPINPDKETMFDPVNPDKETVATRHMTEHERVENEFFLIQKLSSLIKKASYIELPRHVVVEALKDHVSENGVMVDVNPDAYAILKFWAFGKEEIHDQSPAWYSLVYRKLANPVEKEKKYFYKRVVVAARLKKDQQLILKGFKDIPCKALEHLLPDARIRMTRADKGMVYTTILIALFGVIIQRLVLVMASLEIPILLMLAATIAFVVLRSWTVYKNRRNLYLLELSRTLYFKNVSSNRGLLTALVDRAQEESVKQALLVYTFLLGRTSPLELEAEDEGDIIRGGITVFELEELINRWILLESGSKITFDSSDAIKMLETFGILTGDDVDDDRRRHLYVLPIEAALRQLPQQSTSHRHHQPQFDVQQLDSMVSNMQGLNETMKDFAKSVKTRLHIIEMRLDNAKGVPDAFHETPTIKDVKAEDVVESLTHKNKDVVEENNRLQKDQTQVEKEGKV